A single region of the Streptomyces sp. ITFR-16 genome encodes:
- the cas1e gene encoding type I-E CRISPR-associated endonuclease Cas1e produces MTSPSIGARRLSSPRELSRVGDRLSFVYLERCVVHRDAHAITAEDAEGTRHIPSATIGTLLLGPGTRITHQAMSVLGECGAGVVWVGEHGVRFYAGGRALTRSSALVEAQATAWANQRTRLAVARDMYRLRFPDEDPAGLTRHELLGREGTRVKACYRKEAARTGVPWHGRHYTPGDFASGDAPNQAITAAAQCMYGIAHAVVAALGCAPGLGFVHSGHELSFVLDIADLYKTEIGIPVAFDAAAGGPEDIGSRTRRALRDAVNRLGLLDRVVSDIKELLKAGGGIGGADEDSRDRVMVQSDRGAELGAGRNYDEGIIW; encoded by the coding sequence ATGACTTCTCCGTCGATCGGAGCGCGCAGGCTTTCCAGCCCCCGTGAGCTCAGCAGGGTCGGGGACCGGCTGTCCTTCGTCTATCTGGAACGGTGTGTGGTGCACCGGGACGCACATGCAATCACCGCCGAGGACGCGGAGGGTACGCGGCACATCCCGTCGGCCACCATCGGGACCCTCCTTCTCGGTCCTGGCACGCGTATCACGCATCAGGCGATGAGTGTTCTCGGTGAATGCGGTGCGGGTGTGGTCTGGGTGGGCGAACATGGCGTGCGCTTCTACGCGGGCGGGCGCGCGTTGACCCGCTCCTCCGCACTGGTCGAGGCCCAGGCCACGGCCTGGGCGAACCAACGGACCCGTCTCGCGGTGGCTCGGGACATGTACCGGCTCCGGTTCCCGGACGAGGACCCGGCAGGGCTGACCCGCCATGAACTGCTCGGACGCGAGGGCACGCGTGTCAAGGCTTGTTATCGCAAGGAGGCGGCCCGTACGGGTGTCCCGTGGCACGGGCGGCACTACACACCGGGCGACTTCGCGTCCGGCGACGCACCGAATCAGGCGATCACGGCGGCAGCCCAATGCATGTACGGCATCGCTCACGCGGTCGTGGCCGCCCTCGGCTGCGCGCCGGGCCTCGGCTTCGTCCACTCCGGCCACGAGCTGTCGTTCGTGCTGGACATCGCGGACCTCTACAAGACCGAGATCGGGATCCCGGTCGCCTTCGACGCGGCGGCCGGGGGCCCTGAGGACATCGGCTCCCGCACCCGCCGGGCGCTGCGGGACGCGGTCAACCGGCTCGGGCTGTTGGACCGTGTGGTGAGCGACATCAAGGAGCTGCTCAAGGCGGGCGGCGGGATCGGTGGCGCCGACGAGGACTCTCGCGACCGGGTGATGGTGCAGTCGGATCGCGGCGCGGAGCTGGGCGCCGGGCGGAATTACGACGAGGGAATCATCTGGTGA